Proteins from a genomic interval of Microcoleus sp. bin38.metabat.b11b12b14.051:
- the cofG gene encoding 7,8-didemethyl-8-hydroxy-5-deazariboflavin synthase subunit CofG, translating to MSRTVTYSPAYTLVPTYECYNRCTYCNFRAEPLQSPWLSLAEAQKQLKLLQTQRVIEILILSGEVHPQSQRRKAWFQRIYDLCELALSLGFLPHTNVGPLSFEEMAQLKQVNVSMGLMVEQLSPDLLQTVHKHAPSKVPALRLQQLEWAGELQIPFTTGLLLGIGETEADWIETLEAIARIHSRYNHIQEVILQPHSPGNKQSWDGEVFDPTKMPQVIAIARSILPSEISLQIPPNLVAQPEILLACLEAGARDLGGIGPLDEVNPDYPHLQHQTLTQILAAAGWQLVQRLPVYPHYDNWLPQRLQTAVKEWRVAWNIDKI from the coding sequence ACAACCGCTGCACCTATTGCAATTTTCGAGCCGAACCTCTGCAAAGTCCTTGGCTGTCACTTGCAGAAGCCCAAAAACAGCTCAAATTACTCCAAACTCAACGTGTCATTGAAATTCTGATTCTCAGCGGCGAGGTACATCCGCAGAGTCAGCGGCGCAAAGCTTGGTTTCAGCGGATTTACGATTTGTGCGAACTGGCGCTTAGTCTCGGATTTTTGCCGCATACTAATGTGGGGCCGCTCAGTTTTGAGGAGATGGCACAGTTAAAACAGGTGAATGTGTCCATGGGGCTGATGGTAGAACAGCTTTCCCCCGATTTGTTACAAACGGTTCACAAACACGCACCGAGTAAAGTACCGGCGCTGCGGCTGCAACAGTTAGAATGGGCTGGGGAATTGCAGATTCCGTTTACAACTGGTTTGCTGCTGGGAATTGGGGAAACTGAGGCGGATTGGATTGAGACTCTGGAGGCGATCGCCCGGATTCATTCGCGTTACAATCACATTCAAGAAGTTATCTTGCAGCCCCACAGTCCCGGAAACAAGCAAAGCTGGGACGGCGAAGTTTTTGATCCTACAAAAATGCCACAAGTAATTGCGATCGCCCGCAGCATTTTACCATCTGAAATCTCGCTGCAAATTCCGCCGAATTTAGTTGCACAGCCCGAAATATTGCTAGCTTGTTTAGAAGCAGGTGCGAGAGATTTAGGCGGAATTGGGCCGCTGGATGAAGTTAATCCAGATTATCCTCATTTGCAACACCAAACCTTAACACAAATTTTAGCAGCAGCCGGATGGCAACTCGTGCAGCGTTTGCCTGTTTATCCTCACTACGATAACTGGCTGCCGCAGAGGTTGCAAACTGCTGTCAAAGAATGGAGAGTTGCGTGGAATATTGATAAAATATGA